The Planctellipticum variicoloris DNA window GACAAGGCATCGTCGATTCCGACAGTCACTTTCCACCGCGGCGCAAGAGGAAACGGTGGCTACGGCTCATTGGACTGCGAGAGGCCGTGCCGAGATCCATTAGAGTTGCCAATCTGTCCAGCCGAAACATCGTGCCTGGATTTCCAAGTGGATCGGGCAATGGCTGCGGAAGAAGGGGGGAGATAAGACCTTGCCTGCGGAATGACTTCGGTCGAAATCATTCCGCAGGGTTCCTCCTCACTGATCTGCACGCACTTTGCGCCCAGGCGGAGTGCCGTGTAGACTTTCGATGGGTTCGAGAGGGATTCCATGCGGTACTTGTTTACGCTACTCCTGATCTCAGCCCTCCTGCCCGGACCGGGCGAGAGACGTTGCCGAGCCTGGGCATCATGCTGCGCGGCCGCATGTCCATTTGCACGGGCATACGCACCACGGTCACGCTCACCCCATCACGATGACCGGCTCGGACTCTTCCGAGCCGGTCGCGGCTCTCGGCCTGGATGGTCATGCGTTCCTTGTGCTCAGATTCTTCTGACTTTCTCCAGATGAGCAAGATTTGGTTGAATCACCCAAATCCGCCATTTTTGCTCCATTGCAATTGGAATGATTCAAGCCCTAAATCACCGGCCACGAATGTGAGGCGCGCGGCAGAGCGGAGGGATTGCAGTGGAAACGAGATGGGGAACCCTTACCTTGGAGGTATCACAACTCCAAACCAAGGAAGGAGTTCCCCATGGAAGGCATTCTTTCACCCCGGGCGGAGCGCGCCAAGCAGCGGTTGTCCGAGCAGTTGAAGTTTCTGAAGGACGCCGGGCTGAGAACGCGGTATCTGATCGTGATCCATCGACTGGAAGGACGTTCTCCCACCTGGATTGCCCGCTCGCTCAAGGTCGGTCGCAGCACCGTGTATCGGACCGAGCAGCGTTACGGGAAGGACGGCGAGATCGGTTTGTTCGACCGGCGGGGCGGCAACGGGCCACGGAAACTGACCGAGGAGTACCTGACGCAGTTGCGGGAGGTCGTGGCCGGCGATCCGCTGCAGGACGGCTGGAAGCGGCCGACCTGGACGCGGGAGATGCTGATCACAACGCTCCGTCGACGGACGAGTGTGAAGATCAGCCTGTCGACGATGAGCCGGGCCTTGCGGCTGATCGGGGCGCGGCGCGGACGACCGAAGCCAACGGTCGAGTGTCCGTGGCCGGAGGCCGAAAAACAGCAGTGTCTGGAGCAGATCGAGGAACTGGTGGCGCATCTGCCGACGGGCGAAGTGGCGGTCTGGGAGGACGAGATCGACATCCATCTCAATCCGAAGATCGGCGAGGACTGGATGCTCCGCGGGCAGCAGAAACAGGTTCTCACGCCGGGGAAGAACGAGAAGCGTTACCTGGCGGGGGCTCAGGATGCGCGGACGAAGGAGTTGATCGCGATCGAAGGCGACCGGAAGGACACGGCGTTGTTCGTACTGCTGCTGTGGGAGCTGACGCAGCGCTATCCGCAGGCGAAGAAGATCCATGTCGTCCTGGACAACTACGCGATCCATACGACCCGACTGGTGCGGGAGAGTCTGGCGACGCCGCTGGGGCGCAGGCTGCGCCTGCACTTCCTGCCGCCGTACTGTCCGGATCACAACCGGATCGAACGAACGTGGGAGGACTTACACGCCAACGTGACACGGAACCACAAATGCTCGACGATGCCGCAACTGATGCGAAACGTCCGCTCCTACATCCGCCGACACAACCACCGGCGACCGGCGGCGCTGTAGGAACGACCATCGAAGTGTTTCAGAATCGTGGCCGGTGATTTAGAATTAGCAAATCCGAAAAAGGCTGACATGCGTATCTTCCTCACGATTTTCCTGATGTCCGCAGCACTGCCCGGTCAAGGCGGGTGGCTGTCGCATGCGCATTGGGATAACGGTGAGGTGAGTCACTCGGGACAAGTTGGCCGTGCACATCTTCACCTGCATGCCCACAGTCATGAGGGGAATTCTCATTCTCACGATGCGCAACATGAACCGGGCTCGCCAGTTTCGGACCCAGCCAACAAGCACGACCGTGACGCCGTGTATGTTTCCGCGGCGGACATCCTGCCGGTGGTCCGCGTGGCACCGTATCGGCTTGCGTTCGAGGCGTCGCTCGATCAGGTAGGATGCCTGACCGTTGTGATGGGGACGTTGGACGGACGACCTGCCGGCCGCTGCATGTGGCACGGTCCGCCAGATGGCGACTCGTGTATTGCTGGCCTCGAATCCCGTTGCGTGCTGCGCTGCTGATGGCTCCCCGCGCCCGGCGTCCCTGAGACGCCCGCGGCGCTGAACTGTGGGTTGAGACGCTGCTGGCGGCATTCTCGCCGCCCTGCTGGTACTGGTTGTCGGCGTTGCTGATTGCGTCGGCTCGCGTCTCCTTGTCCGCTGCCCTGCGCTTCTGCCTGCGCTGGAGGTTTGGCCGTGAAATCGCTTGTCCGCTGGATACTGACCGTCGTAATCCTGGCCGGCGTCGGCGGTGGTCTGTTTGCCACCCGCGACCGCTGGTTGCCGTTGCTCCGTCGTGAGGCTCCCACCGTCGCCGCCCCCAACAAACCGCCGCCGCCGGAGAAGGTTGAGGTGCTGGAACTCAGCCCGGAGGCCCGCCGCAATCTGGGATTGGTCATCAAACCGCTGAAGCTGCAAACCTACTGGCGGACGATCCAACTGCCGGGAACCATCGTCGACCGCCCCGGCTGGTCCGACCGCGGCATCACGTCGCCGGCGGTGGCGGTCGTCTCGGCGATTCACGCGTATCCGGGGGACACGGTCCGGCCGGGGGACAAGCTCTTCTCGCTGCGGGTCTTCAGCGAGTATCTGCAGAACACGCAGTCGGAGCTGTTCAAGGCCACCCGCGAAACCGAATTGATTGGCGAACAGTACAAGCGGATCAAGACTGCTACGGAGAGCGGCGCATTGCCGGCCGCCCGCGCCATCGAACTGGAGAACCAGCTCCGCCGCCAGAACGCCGCCATCAAAGCGTTTCGGCAGGATCTGTTGACCCGCGGCTTCAGCCCGCCCCAGATTGAGGGCGTTGCTGAAGGCCAATTCGTGACGACGATCGAGATCGTCGCGCCTCCGCCGTTCAGCGGCAGTTTGCAGGCTGGGACCGCGACTGCACTGTCCACCGACCCAGAACAGGCCAGCAGGCCGTTGCTCATCGATCAGACATCCAATGGCCCGGCCTACGAGGTTCAGGAGCTGAAAGTCGACCTGGGACAGCAGGTGCAGGCCGGGCAACTGCTGAGTTATCTGGCCAACCACCACACGCTCTACATCGAAGGCCGCGCCTTCAAGAACGAAGCGCCGGCGCTGGAGCGGGCCGCACAACTCAACTGGCCCGTGCGAGTTGAGTTCGCCGAAGATGACGCCACGGGCTGGCCGGCCCTCACAGAGACATTCGCGATTCGACACCTGGCCAACGCGATTGACCCGGCGTCGCGGACCTTCAGCTTTTTCATTCCGCTCGACAATCAGTCCCGCGGATACGAAAAGGACCGCAACACATTCGTCGTGTGGCGGTTCCGGCCGGGTCAGCGGGTGCGGCTGCATGTGCCCGTCGAAGAGTTCCAGGACGTCTTTGTGTTGCCGGCGGCCGGGGTTGTCCGCGACGGGCCGGAAGCCTACGTCTTCCGCCAGAACGGAGACCTCTTCAACCGCAAGTCGGTACACGTCCTGCACGAAGATCGGCTCGACATCGTCCTCGGGCGGGACAGCCAGATTCTGCCGGGGTTCTACGTCGCTCAGAACGGAGCGGCTTCTCTCAATCGTGTGCTGAAGGCGCAGGCGGCCAGCGGCGTACCCGCCGGCGTCCACGTCCACGCTGACGGCACGACCCACGGGACCCACTGAGAGAGGAGTTGTCTCATGCTCAACGCTGTCATTCGCTTTTCGCTGCGGTACCGGCTGCTGGTCGTCGTCCTGAGCCTCGTGCTGCTGGTCTACGGCTCCTACCTGGCCACGGAGATGCCGATTGACGTCTTTCCCGACCTCGACCGGCCGCGGGTGGTGATCATTACCGAGTGTCCGGGGCTGGCCACCGAAGAGGTGGAGAACCTCGTGACGCAGCCCATCGAGGTGGCACTGCTCGGAGCCAACGGGGTCCAGGCCGTGCGCAGCCAGACGACGGCCGGGCTCAACGTGATTTACATCGAGTTCAACTGGGACACGGAGGTCCGCGCTGCGCGTCAGACGGTCCAGGAACGCCTGGCGACGCTGGCCGGGATTCTGCCGGAAGGCATCCGGCCGCAGATGACGCCGACCGCCTCGATCATGGGGCAGATCCTGATTGCCGGCATCTACCGCCAGACGGGACCTGATGGCGGCGAACTGGTCCCCATCGGCAAAACTGGCCTGCTGGCGGAATTTGTGGGAGAGTCCGACACGCCGCAGATCAAGGTCTGGCAGCCGACAGATCGACACCGGCCCGAGACCTGGGAACAGGTCGAGGTCAGTGCCGTCGAGTGGCCGTCCCCGTCGTCGCTCAATGACGCGGTCATGCTGGGGCACCGGGAAGTGACGCTGACCATCGACGGACGGGCGCACGAAATCACGATCCCGACGGCTGAAGAACAGGCGATGAGTCTCCGCACGATGGCGGACTGGGTCCTGCGGCCGCGGATGCTGAAGATCCCCGGCATTGCAGAAGTGTTCGTCCAGGGGGGTGACCGCAAGCAGTACCAGGTGCTGGTCGATCCAGCGGCGCTGCTGGAATACGGCATCTCTCTGCAGGACGTCGAACGCGCGCTGCAGGAGAGCAATATCAACACGAGCGGCGGGTTTGCCGTGCAGGGCGAAACCGAACGGCCGATCCGGATTCTCGGTCGCCTGGGGCCTGAACCCGACCGCGTGCTGAGGGACCTGATGAAGATTCCCGTCAAGGCAGGAATCGACCGGTCGATCCTGCTCGAACAGGTCGCCAGCGTCGTCGAAGGTCCGACGTTCAAGCGAGGCGACGGGAGCGTCAACGGCCGGGCAGGCGTCGTCTTTACGATTGCCAAGCAGCCCCACGTCGACACCCGCGACCTGACCGAGCGCGTGGCAGCGGCACTGAAAGACGCCGAGGCGTCGCTGCCGGCGGACATCGTGATCAATTCGGAACTGTTCCGCCTGAAGAACTTCATCGACCGCGGGATCTTCAACGTCGGCGAAGCGCTCGTCATCGGGGCCGTGCTGGTGCTGATCGTGCTGTTCCTGTTCCTGCTGAATTTCCGGACGACGTTTATCACGCTGACCGCCATTCCGCTGTCGCTGGTGATCACCACGCTGGTCTTCCGCATGATGGGCTACGTCACCGGCACCCATCTCTCCATCAACGTGATGACGCTGGGAGGGATTGCCGTCGCGATGGGAGAACTGGTCGACGACGCTATTGTCGACGTCGAAAACATTTTCCGCCGGCTGAAGGAGAACAACGCCCTGGCTCAGCCGCTGCCGGCGCTGCGGGTCGTCTACTCAGCCAGCCTGGAGATCCGCAGCGCCATCGTGTTCGGCACGGCGGTCGTGATTCTCGTGTTCCTGCCGCTGTTTGCGCTCTCCGGAGTCGAAGGGCGTCTGTTTGCCCCGCTGGGGGTGGCCTACATCGTTTCAATTCTGGCGTCGCTGGTCGTGTCGCTGACCGTCACGCCGGTGCTTTCGTACTACCTGCTGCCGCAGTCGCGGGCGACGCACCGGGACCACGACGGGCTGCTGCTGCGGAGTCTGAAGTGGCTGGCCGGATTCCTGATTCGCTTCAGTATGGCCCACCCGGTCATCCTGCTTCTCCTCACGTGGGCCGGCGTGGGGTATGCGGCCTGGGAAGTCTCTCACCTCGGCCGCAACTTCCTGCCGCAATTCGACGAAGGAAGCGTTCTCGTCAACGTGACGCTGCCGCCCGGTTCTTCGCTGGCCGCCTCGAATCAGGTCTCGGGAACCATCGACGCGGTGTTCCGACGACGGCAGGTTTCTGAGCAGAAACCGAACGGGGCGATCCTGTACTTTGTCCGCCGGACCGGCCGGGCCGAACTGGATGAGCACGCCGCCCCGGTCAACGCCGGGGAATACATCCTCAGCATGAATCCCCACAGCGGCAAGCACCGCGAAGAGATCATCCAGGAACTGCTGTCCGAACTCCGCAAGGAAGCCCCCGGCGTCGACATCGAAGTGGAACAGCCGCTGGCCCACCTGATCAGCCACATGGTCTCCGGCGTCTACGCCCAGATTGCCATCAAGATCGTCGGGGACGACCTCGACACGCTGCGCCAGCTCTCCGAGCAAGTCCAGCAGGCCATCCGCGACGTCCCCGGCCTGACGCCGCCGGTCGTGGAACCGATCCAGCAGACGGAAGAACTGCACATCCAGCTCCGCGGGGACGACCTCGCCTACTACGGCGTCACCCGCGGCTACGTCGCCCGCGTGCTGCAGACGGCCCTGCAGGGGGAAGTCGTCTCGCAGGTCTTGGAAGGGCAACGACGGTTCGACCTGCTGGTCCGGCTCGAAGAAGGCTACCGGACGGACTACGCCAACCTGGGACGACTGCGGATCGACCTGCCCGACAATCGCGGCCAGATTGAGCTGAAAGAGCTGGCCGACATCGGCGAAGGTCTGGGGCCGAATGCCGTGAACCGGGAGAACGCGCGCCGGCGGATGGTGATTCGCTGCAATACTCAGAATCGCGACCTGGCCAGCGCAGTCGAAGAGATCCAGCAGCGTGTCCAGGCCGGGGTGGTGCTCCCGGAGGGCTACTTCATCGAATACGGCGGCCAGTTCGAAAGCCAGCAGCGGGCTACCAATCTGATTCTGATCCTGGCCGGGGTCAGCGTCGTCGGGATGTTCGTCGTCCTGATGATCCTCTACCCGTCGGTACGGATCGTGCTGCAGATTCTCAATGCGCTGCCGACGGCGTTCATCGGCGGCGTCCTGGCGCTGGTCCTCACTCAGCAATCGCTGACCGTGGCCAGCCTGGTCGGCTTCATCTCGCTGGGGGGCATCGCCGTCCGCAACGGCATTCTGCTCGTGACCCATTACTTCCACCTGATGAAGGTTGAAGGAGAAGCGTTCACGCCGGAGATGGTCCTGCGGGGCAGTCTAGAACGGCTGGCCCCGGTCCTGATGACCGCCCTGACGGCCGGTATCGGACTGATTCCGCTGGTGGTCGGCGGCCAGGAGCCGGGGCGGGAGATTCTGTACCCCGTCGCGACCGTCATCCTCGGAGGGCTGGTGACCTCCACGTTCTGCGAGTTCCTGATTCACCCCGGCCTGTTCTGGAAGTTCAGCGGCCGGGATGCCGAGAAACTGGCCCATCAAGACGAGACCGACGCGAATCCGGAGCACTGGCTCCAGACGCATCACTGATCCGGGGACGGCCAGAGCGGCCCGAACCAACCTGTTCCGTTTTGGGAGAAGAAACCGATGAAGCTGTTTTCGATGCACACGACCGCCCTGCTGACGGCCTGCCTGTTGGCTGCTGCCGGCTGCCAGCAGCAGGCCCCGGCTCCGGCCCCGGAAGCCAAGACGGCTCCCGCCGAATCCAAAGATCACGACCACGGCGAAGGGGGACACACCCACGGCGGTCACGGAGCCGGCCCGCACGAGGGGACGCTCGCCGACTGGGGCGGCGGCAAGTACCACGTGGAGTTCACGGTCGACCACGACAAGAAAGAAGCCACAATCTACGTGCTGGGCAGCGACGAGAAGACGCCAGCTCCCGTGAAGACCGCCGACGGCAAGCTGCTGCTGTCCATTGCGGAGCCGGCGTTCCAGGTGGAGCTGGCTGCATCGCCGCTGGAAGGTGAGGCCGAAGGGATGGCGTCCCGGTTCGTGGGAACCCACGACAACCTGGGGATCGTCCGGGAGTTTGCCGGCACGATCAGCGGTGATGTGGAAGGAACGCCTTACGCCGGTGAATTCAAGGAAGAACCGCACGGCGAGCACGAGCACAAATAGGGCTTATGGAGCGTCTCAAGTCGACTCGGTCTCGGTGGCGTTGTTGGACATTTCCGCTGAGGCCGATTCTGGCGTTGAATTGCAGGCCCAATTACTACGACTGGCATGTCGGTTCAGGGGGTTGCTGCAGGCAACTCGAAGATCGGGCAGACCTCGGCAGACGGAATTCGGGGAGCACGTCGCGGACATTCCGGTTCCGCTCCGTGCAAAATGGACGGCCTTTGTTTCATGGAAGGAACAGCATGGCATCGGAAATCACAGATCTCAATGACGGCGATAGCGGTACGCAGTATTGCTCGGAACGCTTCCGCCTGACGCTCCGTTCGTCTCGAATCGTAGCGTGGGTCATGGCCGCCGCCTGGCCACTGGTGGTCGCCAACGTGGCCTTCGCTGAGCAGGAACCCTTGCCGCCGTCGCCGCAAACCGCATCCGCGGACAGCGCCGACGAAGGGAGTCTCATCGGCTCCGGGCTGACGCTGGCAGATCTGATCGGAATTGCCGAAGGGTCCAGCCCGAATTTGCGGCAGGCGTCCGCCGACATCGAAATGGCGCGGGGGCACTGGGATCAGGCGGGGCGGTATCCGAATCCAATCCTGATGAGCGGCACCCAACAACTCAATGCCGGGCAGTCCCAGTACCTGGCGATGTTGAGCCAGGAAATTGTGACAAAACACAAGCTGGAACTGCAGCAATGTGCTGCGGAGCGTGCGCTGTATCAGGCGGAGTTGAAGTTTCTGCGGAGGCGATTCGACCTGCTGACCGCAGTTCGCCAAGCGTATTTCGCAACGCTGGCGGCAGAAAAACGAGTAGATGTTTTGACCCGGCTGGTCGAAATCGCCCGCAAATCACAGGCCGCCGCACAAAAGCTGCAGGATGCCGGTGAGGGAACCAGGGGGGACACGCTACTGCTGAATATCGAGCTGGAGAAGGCCGAAGTGGCCCTGGAAAATGCACAGACGGCATTGGCAGCCTGGCGGCGGCAACTGGCGGCCGTGATCGGCCAGCGGTCGTTGCAGATTGAGGGGGTTTCCGGGCAGTTGACGATCGCACTCGATGAGTTCGCCGCGCAGATCGCGGTCGACGACTACGTCCCACGGAATGCCAACGTTCAGATTGCGGAGCAGGAAATCACCCGTTCGGAGTTTCTGGCTCGCCGTGCCGATGTCGAGCCGTTTCCCAACGTCACGGTCCAGTCGGGGTACATGTACCAGGTGGAACCGCTGCACAATTACGGGATTCTGCAACTCTCAGTTCCACTGCCGATCTGGAACCGCAATCAGGGCAACCGTTACGCGGCTCAGGCGGCTGTCGGCCGGGCGATTGAAACCGTGCAGCAGGTCCAGAACGATATCGCCCGACAGATGGCCGACGCGACAGGCCGGTTCCGACAGGCCGATCAGCAGGTGCGGCGTTTCGAACAGAAGATTCTGCCCCAGTCGCGGGAAAGCGTGAGCGTCGCCCAGCAGGGCTTCCAGCAGGGGCAGTTTGATTTCCTGCGGCTGCTGCAGTCGCAGCGGACGCTCGTGGAATCGAGCCTGGGGTATCTGACGTCGCTGGAAAACCGTTGGATGGCCGCCGCAGAAATGGCCGGCATCGCGCAGGTAGAGGAGTTTCCGTAGCCACAGAGATCCTGATGCAGAATCAGGAAATGAAATCGCGGGCTCGCATTCGTTGGAGTTCGAAACATGGGGGGGGCAAGTCCAGCTACAGACATGTCCACTCCATCACCACGATCATGTCCGCCGGGGAGGATGCCCATGCTCTCAATCGTGATTCGGATCACAATCTCCGTGGCGGTAATCCTTGCCGTTTCGGAGATCTCCAGACGCTCACCGCGACTGGGGGCGCTATTGCTGTCGTTGCCACTGGTCAGCATCCTGGCCTTCAGCATGTCGTGGGTTCATCAGCATGATTTGAAGAGTCTTTCCCGGATGGCACGTGAGACTCTGATCCTTGTTCCATTAACGCTTCCGTTCTTCTTCCCGCTGGCCTTCGCCGAACGCCTCAGTCTGGGGTTCTGGTCAGCGATGGGAATGGGACTGTGCCTGGCAGTCATCGCCATTGGGGCATGGATGCGACTCGCCCCGTGATCATCGCTGCAGGGACCATCAGTCACAACGGGGCTCCAGTGACGCAGCTTGAATCAATCCTGGAATTCCAGTCATTGACGTTCCACTGGATGGCCGATACAACGGAAGTACCTGTTTTCGGGTCTGGTGGCTCAATGGCAAAGTCGTTCTTCATTCTGATGCTGGTTGCAGCGCAACTCCTTACCGGGAGTGGCGGTTCGGTCTACCTGTGCATCGGAAGCGACGGCTCATTCTGCTGCGTTGATTCGGGGCCCGGTTCCTGCACCTGCTGTCACGAACATGCTGATGAGTCGCAGGTCGCGTGTCGCTCGCAAGAATGTGAGAATGCCGACGACAGATGTGCGGAATCGTGCTGCGAGCACCAACACGCCGACCTGCCCTCGGACAACGGCCGTGAGGAACGTCTCGTCGATGATCCCTGCGGGTGCATCCACGTTGCGGTGATGGTCCCGGCCGGGCAGCCGACGTCAGTCGCTCGGTCTTCGTCCGCCAGCGACCCGGAGCGTCTGGTTCAAATTGTTGCCGGGCTGTCTGCTGAGTGTTCCGCTTACGAAGTTTCCGCGTCGCCTGTGTTGAGCAGTCCGTCGAGCGGACCGCCCGCCGTTCCGGACTTTCATTTGACCGTTGTTTCGACGGTCGTCATGCGCTGCTGATCGCAGCCTCTCTCCTCGGCATTGCCGTCCTGAGCTGATGGTCGATTTCAAAGACCTGCTTGGCCGACGTGTCCTCGCCGTCTCGACGACCCTGCCTGCGCGAAGAGACCCTTCGTGATCTGGCCGGTCTCCGCTCACCCAACGAACTCGGGAGAGACTGTATGTCCGTGACAAGTCCGGCCCCGGCGCGTCCGGTGGCCATGCCACAGCCCGTCGACACGCACTCCCTCGCCAAACGTCCCCACCGACGCTGGTGGATGGCGGCGCTCAACGCCATTCCCAACCTGGTGGTGTTCTCGCTGCTCGGCGGCGTGATGTTTGTGGGCCATCACACAGGCTGGAAGCTGCCGAAGTTATCCGCGCTGGCGGGAACCGTTGCAGTTCCCGCCGACGACTGGTGTGCCGAGCACCTGGTTCCTGAGTCGTCGTGCATTGAATGTCGTGCCGACCTGCTCCCCAGGGGAAAGCCCTTCGGCTTCTGTCAGGAACATGGCGTCGCCGAGTGCGTGATTCACCATCCCGAACTTGCCCAGGTTCGCGGGGAGCCGCAGCTGCCGAAGTATGACACGGTGCAGGCGATCGCGGTGATGGCCCGGCCGGAAAACAACAGCCGCAATACGATGCACTCCAGCCGTGTCCAGTTTTCGTCGTCGGAAAGTGTCGCGAAGGCCGGTGTCGACGTGGACGTGGTCCAGGAGCGTCCGATGCTGGACGCAGTGACGGCCAACGGAGAGCTGCAATTCGACCCGACGCGTGTTGCGCATCTTTCGACGAAGGTTCCCGGAACTGTGGCCGCCGTCCTGAAGACGGTGGGCGATGCGGTTCACGCTGGTGATGTCTTGGCTGTGGTCGACGCATCGCAGGTCGGACAGGCCAAGTCACAGTTGCTGCAGGCGATCGTACAGCTTCAGACGCGGAACGCCACCGTCGAACGTCTGCGACCACTTGCCGGCAGCGGGGCAGTACCGCAGCGAACGCTGATCGAAGCGGAAGCCGCCCTGCGAGAGGCGGAAGTGGCGGTGATTTCCGCCCGCCAGGTGCTGGCGAATCTGGGGTTCGAGTTACCGGAGGAACTTGAATCCGAGACGCCGCAGACGCTTGCCAATCAGCTCCGCGACCTCGGAGTTCCAAAGTCGTTGCTCGCCTCGCTGCCGGTGGGAGCAAGGACTGCGAACTTGATCCCAGTCGTTGCGCCCTACGACGGAACCGTAGTCGCGTCGGACGTGCTGGCCGGCGAGGTCGTCGATGCCTCCCAATTGCTCTTCACTGTCAGTGATCCGCGCCGAATGTGGCTCATGCTCAATGTTCGCGAAGAAGACGCCAGGTACATCCGCATGGGCTTGCCTGTCCGGTTTCAAACCGACAATGGCGAGCAACCGGTCAGCGGCACAATCTCGTGGATCAGTTCCGCCGTCGACCCCCAGACCCGTACCTTGAAAGCCCGGATCGTCATCGCCAACGAGGACGGGACATTACGCGACAAGACGTTCGGTGCAGGACGCATCGTGCTCCGCGAGGAGCCGAATGCCATCGTCGTCCCGCGCGACGCGGTCCAGTCCACCTCGGACGCGCACTTCGTGTTCGTCCGGGACAAGAACTACTTCGACGACGACTCGCCGAAGTTCTTCCACGTCCGGCAGGTTCGCCTCGGCGCGAGCGACGGTCACTAC harbors:
- a CDS encoding TolC family protein; this encodes MASEITDLNDGDSGTQYCSERFRLTLRSSRIVAWVMAAAWPLVVANVAFAEQEPLPPSPQTASADSADEGSLIGSGLTLADLIGIAEGSSPNLRQASADIEMARGHWDQAGRYPNPILMSGTQQLNAGQSQYLAMLSQEIVTKHKLELQQCAAERALYQAELKFLRRRFDLLTAVRQAYFATLAAEKRVDVLTRLVEIARKSQAAAQKLQDAGEGTRGDTLLLNIELEKAEVALENAQTALAAWRRQLAAVIGQRSLQIEGVSGQLTIALDEFAAQIAVDDYVPRNANVQIAEQEITRSEFLARRADVEPFPNVTVQSGYMYQVEPLHNYGILQLSVPLPIWNRNQGNRYAAQAAVGRAIETVQQVQNDIARQMADATGRFRQADQQVRRFEQKILPQSRESVSVAQQGFQQGQFDFLRLLQSQRTLVESSLGYLTSLENRWMAAAEMAGIAQVEEFP
- a CDS encoding IS630 family transposase translates to MEGILSPRAERAKQRLSEQLKFLKDAGLRTRYLIVIHRLEGRSPTWIARSLKVGRSTVYRTEQRYGKDGEIGLFDRRGGNGPRKLTEEYLTQLREVVAGDPLQDGWKRPTWTREMLITTLRRRTSVKISLSTMSRALRLIGARRGRPKPTVECPWPEAEKQQCLEQIEELVAHLPTGEVAVWEDEIDIHLNPKIGEDWMLRGQQKQVLTPGKNEKRYLAGAQDARTKELIAIEGDRKDTALFVLLLWELTQRYPQAKKIHVVLDNYAIHTTRLVRESLATPLGRRLRLHFLPPYCPDHNRIERTWEDLHANVTRNHKCSTMPQLMRNVRSYIRRHNHRRPAAL
- a CDS encoding efflux RND transporter permease subunit, with protein sequence MLNAVIRFSLRYRLLVVVLSLVLLVYGSYLATEMPIDVFPDLDRPRVVIITECPGLATEEVENLVTQPIEVALLGANGVQAVRSQTTAGLNVIYIEFNWDTEVRAARQTVQERLATLAGILPEGIRPQMTPTASIMGQILIAGIYRQTGPDGGELVPIGKTGLLAEFVGESDTPQIKVWQPTDRHRPETWEQVEVSAVEWPSPSSLNDAVMLGHREVTLTIDGRAHEITIPTAEEQAMSLRTMADWVLRPRMLKIPGIAEVFVQGGDRKQYQVLVDPAALLEYGISLQDVERALQESNINTSGGFAVQGETERPIRILGRLGPEPDRVLRDLMKIPVKAGIDRSILLEQVASVVEGPTFKRGDGSVNGRAGVVFTIAKQPHVDTRDLTERVAAALKDAEASLPADIVINSELFRLKNFIDRGIFNVGEALVIGAVLVLIVLFLFLLNFRTTFITLTAIPLSLVITTLVFRMMGYVTGTHLSINVMTLGGIAVAMGELVDDAIVDVENIFRRLKENNALAQPLPALRVVYSASLEIRSAIVFGTAVVILVFLPLFALSGVEGRLFAPLGVAYIVSILASLVVSLTVTPVLSYYLLPQSRATHRDHDGLLLRSLKWLAGFLIRFSMAHPVILLLLTWAGVGYAAWEVSHLGRNFLPQFDEGSVLVNVTLPPGSSLAASNQVSGTIDAVFRRRQVSEQKPNGAILYFVRRTGRAELDEHAAPVNAGEYILSMNPHSGKHREEIIQELLSELRKEAPGVDIEVEQPLAHLISHMVSGVYAQIAIKIVGDDLDTLRQLSEQVQQAIRDVPGLTPPVVEPIQQTEELHIQLRGDDLAYYGVTRGYVARVLQTALQGEVVSQVLEGQRRFDLLVRLEEGYRTDYANLGRLRIDLPDNRGQIELKELADIGEGLGPNAVNRENARRRMVIRCNTQNRDLASAVEEIQQRVQAGVVLPEGYFIEYGGQFESQQRATNLILILAGVSVVGMFVVLMILYPSVRIVLQILNALPTAFIGGVLALVLTQQSLTVASLVGFISLGGIAVRNGILLVTHYFHLMKVEGEAFTPEMVLRGSLERLAPVLMTALTAGIGLIPLVVGGQEPGREILYPVATVILGGLVTSTFCEFLIHPGLFWKFSGRDAEKLAHQDETDANPEHWLQTHH
- a CDS encoding efflux RND transporter periplasmic adaptor subunit; the protein is MKSLVRWILTVVILAGVGGGLFATRDRWLPLLRREAPTVAAPNKPPPPEKVEVLELSPEARRNLGLVIKPLKLQTYWRTIQLPGTIVDRPGWSDRGITSPAVAVVSAIHAYPGDTVRPGDKLFSLRVFSEYLQNTQSELFKATRETELIGEQYKRIKTATESGALPAARAIELENQLRRQNAAIKAFRQDLLTRGFSPPQIEGVAEGQFVTTIEIVAPPPFSGSLQAGTATALSTDPEQASRPLLIDQTSNGPAYEVQELKVDLGQQVQAGQLLSYLANHHTLYIEGRAFKNEAPALERAAQLNWPVRVEFAEDDATGWPALTETFAIRHLANAIDPASRTFSFFIPLDNQSRGYEKDRNTFVVWRFRPGQRVRLHVPVEEFQDVFVLPAAGVVRDGPEAYVFRQNGDLFNRKSVHVLHEDRLDIVLGRDSQILPGFYVAQNGAASLNRVLKAQAASGVPAGVHVHADGTTHGTH
- a CDS encoding efflux RND transporter periplasmic adaptor subunit, which translates into the protein MSVTSPAPARPVAMPQPVDTHSLAKRPHRRWWMAALNAIPNLVVFSLLGGVMFVGHHTGWKLPKLSALAGTVAVPADDWCAEHLVPESSCIECRADLLPRGKPFGFCQEHGVAECVIHHPELAQVRGEPQLPKYDTVQAIAVMARPENNSRNTMHSSRVQFSSSESVAKAGVDVDVVQERPMLDAVTANGELQFDPTRVAHLSTKVPGTVAAVLKTVGDAVHAGDVLAVVDASQVGQAKSQLLQAIVQLQTRNATVERLRPLAGSGAVPQRTLIEAEAALREAEVAVISARQVLANLGFELPEELESETPQTLANQLRDLGVPKSLLASLPVGARTANLIPVVAPYDGTVVASDVLAGEVVDASQLLFTVSDPRRMWLMLNVREEDARYIRMGLPVRFQTDNGEQPVSGTISWISSAVDPQTRTLKARIVIANEDGTLRDKTFGAGRIVLREEPNAIVVPRDAVQSTSDAHFVFVRDKNYFDDDSPKFFHVRQVRLGASDGHYVELLAGALPGEVIASKGSNVLLAQLLRSNLGAGCGCHEH